The Toxorhynchites rutilus septentrionalis strain SRP chromosome 3, ASM2978413v1, whole genome shotgun sequence genome includes a region encoding these proteins:
- the LOC129775107 gene encoding uncharacterized protein LOC129775107, whose translation MASKTTFQGVWLHDPEFSSWLKRIDTKLGCAYCSVCSCEIVLSNMGKQALKSHMKSKKHSQRTTAGNIFKYLMSDSHQTFEPGTSKNIGFSCARNDHPPVESVPTVAIPSVSSASILPPSKTIDKFMLKNDTIKAEILWCLETVMCHKSLRTAEKDMVVLRTMFHDSQIAEKVQLGRDKMSYMMLFGIAPYYKSELDKTLHNTNCIVVGFDESLNKTTKKQQMDLNVRFWDEEKKEVVTRYMTSMFLGRSRATDLHAAFKEGLGNIPLNKLLQVSMDGPNVNWSFLRELKMDFEHGEERLLDLGSCGLHILHGAFKEGVRCSGWNVTKYLRGIYHIFKDVPARRALFTSYSGSAVYPLKFCAHRWLENINVAQRAVEITPHIRKFVEGVQNDKIEPKSDSYVDVVECLKDPLLLAKLTFFKSVAAEVEPFLREFQTDNPMVPFLYNNLSQMARSILGRFMQIDQLKNITQVTIEEINEAKNHLPMKEIVLGFETRKVLKNSSKLTQKQILQFRLECKGFLKALILKLMKRSPLTYPVTKAASSLDPSVIDSDQKLAGKRFEKLLTILMDFGRISGASADLALKQYLKLVGSNKSNKFAYYDRKNERLDHFWKGLLSGDEFMELFTIVKMICCLSHGNANLERGFSINAECLFENMREESVVAKRQIYDAVFHAGEIASIQISNQLIQRVRNSHSLYIEDKERRKKEDLASNASKMMKRQREAEAKSLEIKRSKILENAQKEAESLQEKIALLKSTVL comes from the exons ATGGCAAGCAAAACCACGTTCCAAGGCGTTTGGTTGCATGACCCGGAGTTTTCATCATGGTTGAAACGAATTGACACTAAGCTAGGATGCGCATACTGTTCTGTATGTTCCTGTGAAATAGTTCTCAGCAACATGGGCAAACAGGCTCTCAAAAGTCATATGAAATCAAAGAAGCATAGTCAACGAACCACAGCcggaaatattttcaaatatctaatgagTGATTCACACCAAACGTTCGAACCAGGCACTTCCAAGAATATCGGATTCAGTTGTGCTAGAAATGATCATCCACCTGTGGAATCAGTACCTACTGTTGCGATTCCTTCAGTTTCCTCTGCGAGCATTCTACCTCCTTCGAAAACTATCGATAAATTCATGCTGAAAAACGATACCATCAAAGCTGAGATCCTGTGGTGTTTGGAAACAGTTATGTGTCACAAATCACTCCGCACAGCTGAAAAGGACATGGTAGTATTGAGAACAATGTTTCATGATAGCCAGATTGCTGAGAAGGTTCAACTAGGCCGTGATAAAATGAGCTACATGATGCTGTTTGGCATTGCCCCCTATTATAAATCTGAGCTCGATAAAACTCTGCATAATACAAACTGCATTGTCGTTGGTTTTGACGAGTCCTTAAATAAGACTACAAAAAAGCAGCAAATGGATCTAAATGTCAGATTTTGGGATGAAGAAAAGAAGGAGGTGGTAACTCGTTACATGACCTCAATGTTCTTGGGACGATCTCGAGCAACAGATTTACATGCAGCTTTTAAAGAAGGCCTGGGAAATATCCCTTTAAACAAGCTTCTTCAGGTGTCGATGGATGGTCCCAACGTGAATTGGTCATTTTTACGCGAGCTGAAAATGGActttgaacatggagaagaaaGGCTCTTGGATTTAGGTAGctgcggattgcatattttgcaCGGTGCATTCAAGGAAGGTGTTCGCTGCTCTGGATGGAATGTTACGAAGTACCTGCGAGGCATCTATCACATCTTCAAAGATGTTCCAGCACGACGCGCTTTATTCACATCGTATTCGGGAAGTGCTGTGTATCCACTGAAGTTTTGCGCTCACAGATGGTTGGAAAACATTAACGTAGCACAAAGAGCTGTGGAGATTACTCCTCATATAAGGAAGTTCGTTGAGGGTGTTCAGAATGacaaaattgaaccaaaatcaGATTCGTACGTCGATGTAGTTGAGTGTCTAAAAGATCCTCTACTGTTGGCTAAGTTGACCTTTTTCAAATCCGTTGCCGCTGAAGTAGAACCATTTTTGCGCGAGTTCCAAACGGATAATCCCATGGTGCCATTTTTGTATAACAATTTGAGTCAAATGGCTAGAAGTATATTGGGAAGATTCATGCAGATCGATCAGCTAAAGAACATCACTCAG GTAACAATAGAAGAGATCAATGAAGCCAAGAATCATTTACCAATGAAAGAGATTGTATTGGGTTTTGAaacaagaaaagttttaaaaaactcGTCAAAATTGACCCAAAAACAAATTCTGCAATTTCGTCTGGAATGCAAAGGATTTTTGAAAGCACTGATTCTAAagcttatgaagcgatcgccatTGACGTATCCTGTGACGAAAGCCGCATCCTCTCTTGACCCTTCAGTCATTGATTCCGATCAAAAATTGGCTGGAAAACGATTCGAAAAGCTTTTAACTATATTGATGGATTTTGGTCGTATCAGTGGAGCTTCAGCAGACTTGGCactgaaacaatatttaaaattaGTTGGTAGCAACAAAAGCAACAAGTTTGCCtactatgatcggaaaaatgaaCGACTGGACCATTTCTGGAAGGGATTGCTATCGGGGGATGAGTTTATGGAACTTTTTACCATCGTAAAAATGATCTGCTGTCTCTCGCATGGAAACGCCAACCTTGAGAGGGGCTTTTCCATTAACGCTGAATGTCTTTTTGAAAACATGCGTGAGGAATCGGTTGTTGCTAAGCGACAAATTTATGACGCTGTATTTCACGCTGGAGAGATAGCATCAATACAAATTTCGAACCAGCTAATTCAACGAGTTCGAAATTCTCACTCCCTTTATATAGAAGACAAGGAACGCCGTAAGAAAGAAGATCTTGCGTCAAATGCGTCAAAGATGATGAAACGTCAACgagaagcagaagcgaaatCTTTAGAGATCAAACGGagtaaaattttggaaaacgcaCAGAAGGAAGCCGAAAgtttgcaagaaaaaatcgctttGTTGAAATCAACTGTTTTGTAA